The DNA region TGTTGCTACTCCTTCCTTAGAATCTAAATGCATTAATTCATAGAAACGTTGTTTCATGTTTTCAAAATTAATAACAATTCCTTGGGGCTCACCATCACGTGCAGGTTCTAACATTCGCTGAGTTAACGTATCATCACTTGCCCGCACACCAAGTCTGTGATTGATAAGCCGTTTTAAATGAAATATGCGCCAGCCAGCATGCAGCGCATCCTGTAATGTGTAATCATAACCGGCAACAGCATTCAGTATGTCTATCATTTCAGTAAACGACAGTGACCGGTTTGCATACTGGCAAAAACATGCACTGTTTTCTATTGAACCTATAGCCGCTGCCAGCACCATGGTTTCAGGTTTTTTTTCATCAGTCAATGCTTGTAAATCAAATTCAAAACCAATTTCAGGATAATTACACGCTCCCGTTTCCATAAAATGCATAGCAGTTGACACATGGCAGGCACCTCGTGGGGTAACGGCATATGCAAGTGCGTGGCCATGCCCTCCACCACGCGGATCATGCATTGGTGCTTCCAAACCTTTTGACTGTGCGGTATAGTTAATTGCATCTTTCCCAATACTTAGAGCAGCTGCTCTGCTCCCTTTAGCAAGCAATTGTCCAAGATGCCCTTGTTGTAACGCAATTGAGGGAATAATCTTGTTGATTACTGTCAGCATATCGCCCCATTGAAGCGTTAACCCACCTGTTTCTTTCTGGGTTAAATCACCTCGTTCAAATGCCTCCATTGCCCATGCGATGGTTGCTCCTGTTGATATTGTGTCCATGCCATATTCATTGCATAACCTTCCTGCTTTACACACTGCAGCTAAATCTGATGAGCCAAGCAGGCACCCCAGTGACACTACAGTTTCATATTCAGGACCGGGCCCTTCTGGTATAGTGAATGGCTCCTCATCAACTTTCACTATCCTTTTACATCCAATGACACAATATGCGCAAGTCCCCGTTTTGGTAAGGTATTTGTCCGTTAAAGTGCTTCCGGTAAGATTTTCTGCCATTTCTTCATTGAAATTTGATGTCCAGTTTTTGATAGGGACATCACCTGTATACATATGCCCTTCTAAATTCCCTGCTGACCCAAACTCATGGAGCACCTGAGATATGACATATTCCTTGATACGTGGGGTAAGTTCCTTAATAAGATTATCAATTTTTTTCTTATCGGAGTAGTTCATTGAACTCTTATGGGGTTCAATTACAATTGCTTTAATTTTTTTTGAGCCCATCACGGCACCTAATCCACATCTACCAAAGGCATGATGTGCATCGCTTAATATGCAGGCATATGCAACCCCATTTTCACCAGCAGGACCAATTATCAACGTTTTGCATCTATTACCATAGTTTTCTTTTATTCTTGAATAAGTATCACTAACAGTTTTTCCCCATAATTCATCTGCTGGAACTATTGTAATGCAACCCTCTTTAATATGAATGATTGACGGTTTTTCACACCCTCCCGTTACAATCAGACCATCATACCCTGCAAATTTCAACTGTGGCGAGAAATATCCTCCACATGAAGATTCTGCAAACACACCAGTAAGAGGTGAACGTGCTGCTGCACTCATCCTGCTTGTACCGGATAATGGCACACCTGCCAGTGGGCCATTCATAAAAATCAACACAGATTTTTCTGAAAAAGGTTCAGCGTTAAAATCAGCGTAATCCCAAAATAGCTTTGCAGCCAATCCACTTCCACCAATATATTTTTTGTATATATCTCCCTGTAACAGCACTTCATCTACAGAACGTGTTGTACAATTGATATATGCAACCTTTCCAGTATTTCCATACATAACACCCTCATTTTGTTACTATAAGGTCTTCTCTTCCCATTTCTTTAAGTATAATTGGGAATTGTTGGAATGTTGGTTTTATTACTGGCAATAGTTTGAGCATTGCTGTAACCTTACCACCCTGTTTTATAATACCTTTTGCCACTCCTGCTATTGGATTTTCAAGACCATGCCAAAAACGGTGTGAATGATCAGCAGGCTGCGATGACCATACATCAGCCTCAATATCACATTTGCCCAGATAAAAGGTACCGTAGTAACCTTCTTTTTGTGGTGGATTTTTTAAATCGATAGTTATCTCTGCATCAGGATCAGTATAAATAAATTTAATGACAATACCT from Spirochaetota bacterium includes:
- a CDS encoding aldehyde ferredoxin oxidoreductase family protein, with the translated sequence MYGNTGKVAYINCTTRSVDEVLLQGDIYKKYIGGSGLAAKLFWDYADFNAEPFSEKSVLIFMNGPLAGVPLSGTSRMSAAARSPLTGVFAESSCGGYFSPQLKFAGYDGLIVTGGCEKPSIIHIKEGCITIVPADELWGKTVSDTYSRIKENYGNRCKTLIIGPAGENGVAYACILSDAHHAFGRCGLGAVMGSKKIKAIVIEPHKSSMNYSDKKKIDNLIKELTPRIKEYVISQVLHEFGSAGNLEGHMYTGDVPIKNWTSNFNEEMAENLTGSTLTDKYLTKTGTCAYCVIGCKRIVKVDEEPFTIPEGPGPEYETVVSLGCLLGSSDLAAVCKAGRLCNEYGMDTISTGATIAWAMEAFERGDLTQKETGGLTLQWGDMLTVINKIIPSIALQQGHLGQLLAKGSRAAALSIGKDAINYTAQSKGLEAPMHDPRGGGHGHALAYAVTPRGACHVSTAMHFMETGACNYPEIGFEFDLQALTDEKKPETMVLAAAIGSIENSACFCQYANRSLSFTEMIDILNAVAGYDYTLQDALHAGWRIFHLKRLINHRLGVRASDDTLTQRMLEPARDGEPQGIVINFENMKQRFYELMHLDSKEGVATIETLKEYGLEQEAAIVWGKNI